Part of the Woronichinia naegeliana WA131 genome, TAGATTTGTTCCCTCTAGATTATAGCCTCCAGACTTCAAATCCCTAAACATTTCCTCGATACCAAATCTTTTTTGATACGATTTAATTGCCTCCTCTAGGCTTCCTAAATTTGTCAAGATAAACCAAGGCTCTTTTGTCTTAAATCCGCCGTAGGTCTTTTTCCATTTACAGGCTAAATTAAATCCTCCAAATCCTTTCATTTTGGTAACGTTTACTTCGTTAAAAAATAGACTTGTTCCCGGGGATAATCCCAACGCTCTCATTTCTTGGTAAAGCTGCTCATCTTCCGACACATTTGTCGTCTTTTTCTGTCTCAAACAAAAGTATAGACCCTTCTTTCCTAGCCACTTTCCCAGTGTGACTGAACAGAATTCTCTGTCCCCTAATATCACTATTTTGTATTCTGAGAATAGGCTTATTGCCTTCTCTAATACCCTTTTTTGAGCCGTTAAATTACTATTTCCTTTTTTGTCTAAAAATTCCCAATATACTAGCACCGCTCTTTTCTCATAAATTAAGCTTACTGTCAGGATGTTTATTACACCCCAATTTGTTCTATCTATTGCTAGATATACACAACCATTTTTAACACATTTTTCTGGCTTCTTTATTAACTCTTTTACACAGGGAAACCAGATTTTCTCTATACTTAGGGCTTGCTGAAAAAAGCTGAGACCTTTACGGAGAAAAATAGTAGGCGAATTAAGAACCGCTAGAATGCACGAAAATAGGGTAGAATGCCTCAAAACCATTGCATTAAGAAGAGAGAAAGCAGATGTACCGAAAGCAACAGTACTCAATTGAAACACCAGAAAACTTGAAAAATCTGTTCGGCGGGCAGTTAGACGAAGAAAATCGTTGGATAGAAATGTCAAAAATGATTCCCTGGGAAGAATATGAGGAAGAATATGCAAAAAACTTCACAGAAAAAAAAGGAGCCCCAGCCAAATCATTTAGAATGGCATTAGGAGCATTAATTATCAAAGAAATTTCAGGAAAAAGTGACAGAGAAACAGTAGAACAAATAAAAGAGAACCCTTATTTACAGTACTTTATAGGAATGGAAAGCTATAGTAGCAAAGAAGCATTTAATGCGTCAATGATGGTTCATTTTCGTAAAAAAATAGGAATGGAATTAATAAATAAAATTAATAAAGAAATAGAAAAAAAAGCGACGGGTGTAGCGTCAGAAAAAAAAGAAAATGAAGGAAAGTTATTGTTAGATGCGACTTGTACACCAGCAGATATAAAATATCCAACGGATATAGGAATATTGAATGATGCCAGAGAAAAAACAGAAAAAATAATAGATAAGCTGTATGAAGAAATAAAAGAGAAAAGGAAAGAAAAGCCGAGGACTTATAGGGAAGTGGCAAGAAAAGAGTACTTAGCCATAGCAAAAAAACGTCGTGTGTCAAAAAAAGAAAGAAGAAAAGGAACAAAAAAACAACTAGGATATATAAAAAGAAACTTGTCTCATATAGAAAAAATGATAGAAGAGGGAGCAAAGTTAGAAAAACTAACGAAAAAAGAGCAAGAAGAGCTTGTAACGATAGGAAAAGTGTATGAGCAACAGTTAGAAATGTATGAAAAAAAGACAAATAAAGTAGAAAACAGAATTGTGAGTGTAAGCCAACCTCACGTGCGTCCAATAGTGCGTGGAAAAGCGGGAAAAGCAGTAGAGTTTGGAGCTAAAATATCGGCAAGTAATGTGAATGGCTTTGTCTTCTTAGACAAATTAAGTTGGGATAATTACAACGAATCGGGAGATTTACAAGCGCGAATAGAAGAATATAAAAGGGAAACAGGATGTTATCCGGAATCGGTTCATGTGGATAAAATCTATCGAACAAAAGCGAATCGAGCTTATTGTAAAGAAAGGGATATAAGAATGAGTGGTCCCCGATTGGGAAGACCGCCGAAAGAGGTGAGCAAAGAAAAAAAGAAAGAGGCACGCTCAGATGAAAGAGTGCGTAATGCCATTGAGGGTAAATTCGGACAGGGAAAGAGGAAATTTAGTCTTGGTCGAGTGATGGCCAAACTACCTGAGACCTCGGAAACGGTAATTGCGATGAACTTTTTGGTAATGAATCTTTCTACTCTACTTCAGAAGACAAAAAGTAAAAAGTTGTAGAGTCGTTTTTCTTGTGAAAAATGGTGTTAATTTTCCTCTCTTTTGTGAGGAGTGATTTGTGTTGACCTTTTTAGACAGAAAGGAACAATAGATTAAACAAAATCTGTATTTTGATTTGTTTCCATAAGGATAAGTTATCTATGCTTTTTCAGTCCATACTTCCCTAACCCACATTTCTTTCGTTTTTTGACTTTTTCAGCAAGCCCTACTTAGTTTTTCCAGATTTAAAAATCTCTGTATTTTTCTCCTTCTACTTTCCATTAAGATGGGAATTGGTAGAGCTTCCGCTATTCTTTCTAACCTCATATCTTGTAATATTTGCAAGCATCCTACTACTACAAATAGGAATAAGTATTCGGCTCGACTTAGATTCTCTTGTAGAGTGGCTTCATATTCTTTTGCTATCATGTTTTCCTTTTGGGGTTATTGTACTCTTTTATAGAGTATCTTGTCTTGTTTCTTTCTACTGTAATCCTTGCTACACAGGACTTTTACCCTACATTCCGCAGGTAAGTCAAGAGACAAAGTAGTACTTTTGACATGAAGAGCCAAGAAAGGAAAGAATATGTTTGTGTTTGGAGGTCAAATTAACGATAGTTTGAATGCCGTCAATCTCTAACCAACGGATAAACAGAAAAGACTGAAAGACCCAAAGCAGAGTGGGAATGGCGGTCGGTTTACCCTTTTGATTAGGAATAGTCTGATGGGCAAGAGCCAAAGCCTGTCGTAGGCGACGTTGTGCCAAAGTATAAACCAATAAAGAGACAACCATAATCATCATCAAAGCCATAATGCGTTGAGGATTCTTGAGAAAAAGAGCAGAGGCAAAAAAGAAAGGGTCTTTGAGAAAGCGAAAGCCGCGCTCGGTGTTTTGTTGAGCCTTATATTCAGCCAACATCTGGTCGGGACTCAAAACCTGAGAATCAAGAACATTAGTAGCTAAAATAAAACGTCCAGCCCGTTTAGATGCGACTTCCAAGCAAGAGGAATCAAGGCTTAATTGCCCAGTTAAGCGGTAATGAAAACCGAGAGGGGTAGCCCCTTGTTTCGGTCTTCCTCCCTTGGCATAGTAAGGAATAGTCTGAACCTCAACTTGACTGAGTTGATGATAAGTCAAGGTTTTTGGCCAGAGTTGAGCCTCAGTAAGAGCATCGGCCTCACAAGCAAAATTCTGTCCACAAAGTTTCTGCCATTCTTTTTTGACAACTTTATCGGCTTTCTCAATTTTTTGACTTATAGCTTTATTATCGGACTGGAGACGTTGAGCACTTTCGACCACAAGCCATCGTTGCTGTTCACCCCCATATTCCGAAGCCCTCACTTGCCAACGATAACCGTCCTGTTCACCCTGCTGCCATTGGTCTTCTGATATATTTGCCAAAGTCTCAGTGGCTTCTTTCAGAGGGACACGACTTAACCATTGAATTGACCTCGCCATGCCCACATTTTCCGCCGTATAAAAAGCTCCATCCATCACCGATAAACCTTCCATATTCAACCTTTCTTGACAGTCTTTGATTATCTGGGGAAACACCTTTTTATCCGATTCATTGCCATCTCCTAATTGCATAAAGAGAGGGACACCACCATCTCCACTACATATCATATTTAACATAAACTGTTTTAGGTCTGGTCGTTTATCTCTGGAATAACCAAATTTTATTTTTATGGCTTTTGTCTGCTCGTCTTCCTCATCTTCTATCCTTTCCTTATACTTCCCTTGTACAGACATTGAGGTTGAGTCTAAATGCTTTGACTTTTGTTCTATTCCAAAGATTGCTGCCGCTTTTAGGACTATTTTCGTGAACCGGTTTTTTACCCCCACTCCAAATACCTTATCCAATGACCTTCCTAGCTTGTCATCATTTAAATCTTCTGCTTTTATTCCTTCTCCTAATAGGTGTTCTAATGCTTTTCCTTTAAAAAACTCACTCAACAAATATAACGGAGCATTGATACATCCTAAGCAGTTTAATATCATTGCTTTTACTTTTTACTATTGTACCTACACTGAGCTTTTCTTGAGGATGAGTTCCCACTTCCTCATCGATAATTTCTACTAAACCCATTTCATCTATAATTCCCGCTACGATTCCTAAGTGGTCGAGGTCTTTAATAGGGTGCGACCTTTAGTTGATAAAAGCTGTTGTAATCAGGGTTCTACAGGGAACCCATATTGATCAAGTTTTGCCCAAAATTGACTCCATCGTTCCTTGGTCAATACCAAAGCTCGTAGGCTCAAAATAATTCCTGCTCCTTTTTCCTTCCATCGCATCCCTGAACAACATAATCGTTGTTTGACCAACGTCTTACAAGCTGCTTCCATAACACCTGAACCAATCGGATACTTTTTCTCTATGTATTCAGCATAATCCATTTGATGCTGATGATTCTCGTAATAAGTAATCGCCGCTTGTAGTTTCTCGGTAAGATTCTTAGAATGACTTTTTTCTTCTTTGACTTCTTTCATCAGATTTAGCAGTTCTCCTGCTTTTCCTTTTTCATGCTTGAGTTCTCGACAATTTTCAGTCAACCATTCTTTTTGTTTTGACACGGTATTCGGATGCAACGCTTCTGCCAAGGCACCTAAGTAACCAGAGGCATGATAGAAATCTAATATCTGTTCTTCCGTTTGCTTTTCTAAAAACTTCCAATTTGATTCTGCCCCGTCTGCTATCCCGACCAATGTTGCCTCTGGATAACGGTTTTTCGCTCGCTCAATTTCTCTTTCTAATCTTTCTAGAAAACTCTTTTTTCCATACTCTGGTGCCGCACCTAGATAGATTGTATGTTGACGTTCGCCTTCACTATCGTATAGGGAAACGGTTCCCACCATTGCTTCACGGTAGCCATCCTCACACATCAGCATACAGGTTCCATCTAATCCTATTCCCACTGTTGCAATTTGGCTATCCTCCTTGGGCGGGGCATAACTCCACGCTTCTTCTTTTGCCTGTACCACACTTCCTACTGCTTCACTCAATCTTTGGATATAGGATAGCGCTACTTTTCTACCATGATTTTCTAATAAATCATTTTTCACCTCTTTGCCTGCCATCCCTGACATTTTTGAGGATACCTGTTTTGCCAATAATGGCGTTGATGTTATGATTATCCTTGCTTCTCTTTCTAAGGGGCAATACGTTTTTCCTCAAAGGTGAACGCTGATATACATGACGATTCACTATAACCTCACCATAAGGTGTTTGATATTCTTTCGGTTGCTCTCCCTTACTCTTCCAGATTTCTTCACCGATTTTTAAGGGTGAACCATCTGTATCTAAATATTTCAAGGCTTCTTTGCTGGCGATGCAACCTACTTCGTTTAAGCCTTTTTGAATATTTATTTCTGTATCCAACATTGAACGACTGAGTTCTAATGTTAGTTCTATTTTTATCTTTGAACCCTCTACATTAATTAGTTTTGCTGTCATCATTGTTTCCTCTTTGTCACTTTTCATCCCATGTTAACACTTTTCTTTTCCTTCATCAACTAAAGGTCACACCCCTTTAATATTTAGGTTATTCATTTTTACTGTTGATTCTATCTAAGACAAGACTCCATTTTAGAACTTTATTGACATTTTTTATCCTTGCCCGAAATCAATGCACAAGTACCGATACTAGCTCGCGTGAACTAGTGCTCCTCTTCGACAACCTGCGGAATGTGGGTTTTACCTACTCTTGTCGCCCCACCAGTCTTCTGTTCCTTTGCGGATTGTTCGTCTATTCCACCCTAATTCGCGTTCTGCGAAGGTTTGTCCCCCTATTCCCAAACCTTGTACAACCTGTGCCATGAATTGTCTCCTGTCGCTACCTTTTAGTTTTTTGGCTGGTTTCGATGTACAGCGATTTGGTAATGTTCTAGACCAGTGGAGCGTATTTCTAGAACGTAGTCAGTCTATTCATTATGACTTATCTTATCCACAGCTTCAGAATAGTACTGAATAAAAAAGGGC contains:
- a CDS encoding IS1634 family transposase, producing MSEFFKGKALEHLLGEGIKAEDLNDDKLGRSLDKVFGVGVKNRFTKIVLKAAAIFGIEQKSKHLDSTSMSVQGKYKERIEDEEDEQTKAIKIKFGYSRDKRPDLKQFMLNMICSGDGGVPLFMQLGDGNESDKKVFPQIIKDCQERLNMEGLSVMDGAFYTAENVGMARSIQWLSRVPLKEATETLANISEDQWQQGEQDGYRWQVRASEYGGEQQRWLVVESAQRLQSDNKAISQKIEKADKVVKKEWQKLCGQNFACEADALTEAQLWPKTLTYHQLSQVEVQTIPYYAKGGRPKQGATPLGFHYRLTGQLSLDSSCLEVASKRAGRFILATNVLDSQVLSPDQMLAEYKAQQNTERGFRFLKDPFFFASALFLKNPQRIMALMMIMVVSLLVYTLAQRRLRQALALAHQTIPNQKGKPTAIPTLLWVFQSFLFIRWLEIDGIQTIVNLTSKHKHILSFLGSSCQKYYFVS
- a CDS encoding IS4 family transposase; translation: MSTVAFGTSAFSLLNAMVLRHSTLFSCILAVLNSPTIFLRKGLSFFQQALSIEKIWFPCVKELIKKPEKCVKNGCVYLAIDRTNWGVINILTVSLIYEKRAVLVYWEFLDKKGNSNLTAQKRVLEKAISLFSEYKIVILGDREFCSVTLGKWLGKKGLYFCLRQKKTTNVSEDEQLYQEMRALGLSPGTSLFFNEVNVTKMKGFGGFNLACKWKKTYGGFKTKEPWFILTNLGSLEEAIKSYQKRFGIEEMFRDLKSGGYNLEGTNLEAERLSKLLIVAAIAHTSAILQGQMVKEKGIQKYVVRPESKRTSKRRHSSFYVGQHLHLWLGLRPG